The window TGTATCCCATGACTAGGCCGCTGACTACGGAACCGCTTTTGGAATTGATCTTTGCCATCCTTTTACCAAGCGTTGGCTCTGCCATTCTTTTTAACGTGGGGGCTTCCAGCGGAGGGACGGATATTATTGCAATGATCCTGAAACGGTACACCAGCCTTAATATAGGTACAGTGCTTCTGCTGGTGGATGTGGCGGGTGTAATACTGGCATACTTTGTATTCGGACCGGAGACCGGATTATTCTCATCCCTTGGCTTAATGGCCAAATCTCTTGTCATTGGCGATGTCATTGAGAATATCAACCTTTGCAAATGCTTCAGTATCATCTGTGATGACCCGGTGCCCATTTGTGATTACATCATTCACGTGCTTAACCGGAGCGCCACAGTTTACGAGGCACAGGGAGCTTTCAGCCATCATAAAAAGACCGTCATATTAACAACCATGAAACGTTCCCAGGCGCTGAAACTTAAAAACTATATACGTACCGTGGAACCCACTGCATTTATACTGATATCCAATTCCAGTGAGATTATAGGAAAGGGATTTCTTGCCAATTAAAAAAGACCGGAGAACAGAGATTCTCCGGTCTTTTTGACGAATGAAATGGACTATATGGGATTTTTATCGTAAATTTTGACGAAAATGTACTTTAACGCTTTAAAAACATATAAAATTAAAGTAATAAAATTGACGGCTTGTCTTTTTTGTAGTATGATACGAATTAAGTTCCAGAAAGGACGAGATTTTGGAAGGAAGAGGAGAGAAGATTATGAAGAAATCAGCAAAAGTATTATCACTGGTTCTCGCCGGCGCCATGATGATGTCCATGACAGCATGCGGAAGTAAAGCTCCGGAAACTACTACTGCGGCACCGGAAACCACCACAGCAGCAGAGAATACAAGTGAAGCGGCGGAATCCACAGCAGAAAAGACTGCAGACGGAAAGCAGTTTAAAATCGGGGTTCTTCAGCTTGTGCAGCATGCAGCCCTGGATGCCTCCAATAAGGGCTTTATCCAGGCCCTTGACGATGCAGGTCTTAACTATACCGTTGACCAGCAGAATGCATCCGGCGACCAGCCTACCTGTCAGACCATTGCCAGCAAGCTGGTCAATGATAAAGACGATTTGATTCTCGCCATCGCAACACCGGCGGCTCAGGCCGTGGCAGGAGCTACGAGCGATATCCCGGTTCTGGTGACAGCGGTCACTGATCCTGCATCTTCGGATTTGGTGGAAAGCAACGATAATCCGGGCGGAAATGTCAGCGGTACCTCTGATTTGACCCCTGTGAAGGAGCAGATCTCCCTGTTAAAGAAGATTCTCCCCGATGCTAAGACTGTAGGAATCCTTTACTGTTCTTCAGAATCCAACTCAGAGATCCAGGCCAAGATGGCAAAAGATGCCATTGAAGCGGAAGGCATGACTGCAGTGGATTACACCGTATCCAATTCCAACGAGATCCAGACAGTAGTTACCTCCATGGTAGGCAAGGTAGATGCCATCTATGCGCCAACCGATAATACTGTTGCAGCAGGTATGGCAACAGTGAGCATGGTAGCCATTGAAAACAAAATCCCGGTAATCTGCGGCGAAGAAGGCATGGTAAATGCAGGCGGTCTTGCTACTTACGGAATTGATTATTATGAACTGGGTTACTTAACCGGTCAGCAGGCAGTGAAGATATTAACAGAGGGTGCGGACATCTCCAAGATGCCTATTGAGTATCTTCCTTTGGATAAGTGCAAGCTGACTGTCAACGAGGAAACAGCAAAGACCCTTGGGATCGATGTTTCCAGCCTTAAATAGGCAGATTTAAACAGGAATGAGCGGCAGGCGGCGCCTATTTGACTGGCCCGCCTGTCAACCATAGATGCTTTACATAAAGAATGGGGCTTTCATTTTTTATGTAAGGCATTTATGCCTATGATCGCCCTACGGGTATACTTTACGCCCCAAGTACATGGGCAGGAAATATGAACGCCTTTCTGGCATACCTTTATGCCCCAAGTACATGGGCAGGAAATATGAAATGAGAAAATATGCGGAGGAATGATAGATGAGTGGTTTACTGATATCCCTTCAGGATGCAGTTGTTCAGGGAGTTTTATGGGGGATTATGGTTTTAGGTGTTTACATCACCTATAAACTGTTAGATATTGCCGATTTGACGGTAGATGGTAGTTTTGCAATGGGCGGCTGTGTATGCGCCGTCATGATATTGAATTTTAATGTCGATCCCTGGGTTGCCTTGGGGATGGCGGCCATAGCCGGGATGGCGGCCGGAGCGGTAACCGGATTGTTACATACAATCTTTGAAATACCCGCGATTCTGGCCGGAATTCTGACGCAGATCGGGCTTTGGTCCATCAATCTCCGGATCATGGGAGGAAAAAGCAACGTACCGCTTTTAAAGACGGATACGATTATGTCTAAATTCATAGCGGTAAGCGGATTAAGCAAACAGGCTGCCGCCATGATCATCGGAATCGGGGCTGCAATTATTATGATTGCACTGCTTTACTGGTTCTTTGGAACGGAAATCGGCAGTGCCATGCGGGCTACTGGCAATAATCAGGCTATGATCCGTGCCCAGGGCGTCAATACCAACTGGACAAAGCTTCTGGCACTTACCTTAAGCAACGGGCTTGTGGGGATTTCAGGAGGACTGGTGTGTCAAAGCCAGAAATATGCGGATATCGGTATGGGGACTGGTGCCATTGTCATCGGCCTTGCCGCTATTGTTATCGGTGATGTGCTTATGGGAAGATTACGATCCTTTGGAAGCAAACTCACCTCTGCAGTAGTCGGCTCCGTCATATATTTTGTAATCCGTGCCGTTGTTTTGAGAATGGGTATGGATGCCAATGATATGAAGCTGTTGTCGGCTGGGATCGTAGCTGTAGCGCTTTGCGTTCCGGTCATGGTAAACAAATGGCGCATCAGGAAAGCTTATACAGAGGGAGGAGAATAAACTGTGCTGGATATTAAGAATGTCAGAAAAACGTTTAATAAAAATACCATAAATGAAAAAAAAGCATTAAATGGCATTGATCTCCATCTGAATGAAGGCGATTTTGTCACTGTGATCGGCGGAAACGGAGCGGGAAAATCCACGATGCTTAATATGATAGCAGGAGTGTATCCCATTGATTCCGGCAAGATCCAGATCGATGGAATTAACATATCCAGGGATCCCGAGTATAAAAGAGCCAAGTACATCGGAAGAGTGTTTCAGGATCCTATGATGGGAACAGCCGCCGGAATGGAGATACAGGAAAATATGGCGCTGGCCTATCGCCGGGGACAGGGAAGAGGCCTTGCCTGGGGAATCAGGGCAAATGAAAAGGCATTTTACCATGAGGCCCTTAAAAAGCTTGGACTTGGGCTTCAGGACCGTATGACCAACAAGGTGGGACTTCTTTCAGGCGGTCAGAGACAGGCGCTTACCCTTTTGATGGCGACCTTAAAGAAGCCAAAGCTTCTTCTGCTTGATGAACATACTGCCGCACTTGATCCAAAGACAGCCAGAAAGGTTCTGGAGATCACTCAGGAAATTGTGAAGGAGCAGAATCTTACCACGCTTATGATCACCCATAACATGAAGGATGCCATCCAGATTGGCAACCGTCTTGTGATGATGCATGAAGGACGCATCATTTATGATATTTCAGGGGAAGAAAAAAAGAAGCTGGAAGTGGAAGACTTACTTAAGAAGTTTGAGGAAGCCAGCGGTGAAGAATTTTCCAACGACAGAATGATTCTGGCAAAATAGCAGGTAAAAAACATGGGACAGGAGCCCTTTATATGTGCTTCCTGCCCTGTGTTTTTTTGTTTTAATGTCCGGAGATTCATTATCAAGGTATTTCCCGGATATATCTTTTTTAATTGTTTGTAACATAATCTTAATAATTTTTTATGAGACCTGTATCGCAAAGAATGACATTTTATGCTATAATTAGACAGATAGGCTCATAGCCTGAATCGGCTTTCCGCTAGAAAACAGGAAGATGGAGAGAAAGTACAGGATGGAAAACAATAACGAGAAAAAAGATTATACAATCCGTTTGGATAAGGCCAGAAAAAAACGCAGCCAGAATGATTACAAGAAACTTATGACACTGGGAGGCGCAGCGGTTCTTTGCGTGGCAGTCATTTCAGCGGCGGGAATGTCGATAAAAAATCACATGTCTGCAAAGCCGGCGGGCCTTGCCACAGGATCTGATGCCTCTGCCCAAAAGCCGGAGGAATCAGCGGATTTAAAGGTTAAAGCTGAATCTGAGTCTGCTGCCCAGGCCGCAAAGGAAAAAGAGGAAAAAGAAACGGTAATAAATTCCTATAAGAATTTGGGAATCATCCAGGTATCGGGCTATTTAAATGTGAGAAAGGCACCTGGTACCGAGGAAGATGTAATTGGAAAGCTTCAGGGAGACAGTGCCTGTGATATCCTTGAGAATACAGAATCCGGATGGTTTAAAATATCTTCCGGCGGAATTGAAGGATACATAAATTCTGAATATGTCCTGACAGGGGAAGATGCAAAGACAAAAGCAATGGACTTGGTAAAGCTGAGGGCTGTCGTCCAGACCGACAATATGAACATCAGGAAGGAACCTTCCACCAGTTCGGATGTGGTGGGTCAGGCACTTTTAAATGAGCGGTATGAGGTCATAGGACAGACGGAGGGCTGGGTACAAATTCCCACTGGGTATCTGTCCGCAGACTACGTAAATCTGGAATACGGACTGAACGAGGCCAGAAAGCTGGATTTAAAGGCAATGATATTTAATCTATACAAGAATATCGGGATTTCAGATGTGGATAATTATCTGAATGTAAGAGAAGAGCCCAGCGAAAACGGCAAAATCATCGGGAAAATGCCCAGCAAAGCAGCAGGAAACATTTTGGAGACTACTGAAGACGGATGGTATAAGATCCAGTCCGGCAATATTACAGGCTATGTAAAGTCCGATTATATCCTCACAGGACCGGCGGCAAAGGATGAAGCAATGCAGGTGGCGGAGCTTATGGCCATTGTAAACACGGATATGTTAAATGCCAGGACTGAGCCTTCCACTGATTCAAAGATATGGACGCAGATATCCAACAATGAGCGGTATCCTGTATTAAAGCAGATTGACGGCTGGATTGAGATCGAGCTGGAGGAAAACAGCAGCGCTTACGTATCCACAGATTTTGTGGATGTCCGGTATGCGCTTCCTGAGGCCATCAAATTTTCCCCGTTGGAGGAAAAGGCCAATGCACAGGCTTCCCTCAGGACCCAGATCGTAAATTATGCCCTGCAGTTTTTGGGAAATCCTTATGTGTGGGGAGGAACCAGCTTAACGAAAGGGGCTGATTGTTCCGGTTTCACTTTATCTGTTTATGCTCATTTCGGCATCGGGCTGCCTCATTACTCCGGCTCTCAGGCAGGCATGGGCAAGGCGGTAAAATCCAGTGAGATGAGACCCGGAGACCTGATCTATTATGCAGACAGCAAAGGAACCATCAACCATGTGGCCATGTATATCGGAAACGGTCAGATCGTACATGCAGCCAGCAGGCGAAGCGGTATAAAAATATCTACATGGAATTACCGGACACCGGTAAGGATCCGAAATATGATCGGTGATTGATTTAAGGCTTCCGGATTGAAATTTAATTGATATTTCGATTAAATTTCAATCCGGGAGCTTTTTGCTTTTCCCCGGGTTTACAAATTCTGGAAAATGGATTATAATGAGTACGCCGTTATAATTTTGAAAATACAACGGAAAGGCAGGATCCGGTATGAAGGCAGGTGCGGTCATTTTTGCGGCGGGACATAAAAGTGCCGCCAGTACATTTAAACCATTGATGCCCATTGGAGGGACAACCGTTATCAGACGGAGCAGAGGGTGGATTTTCCCAACTCACACCTAAGACTAAGGATTTTCTGAACCGGTTCCTAAGCATGGAAAAAGAGTTGAATGAAAAAACAGAAGAACTGTTTATGAAATATTTTGAGGGGGTATTAAAATGAGGCAGATGTTTAAAGCAGTTTTAGAAACTTTGGAAAAAGGCGAGGATGGAGTTTTAGTAACCATTATTGCAAGCTCCGGATCCACTCCCAGAGGTGCAGGATCCCATATGCTGGTAAGGCGGGACGGGACCACGGAAGGAACTATCGGGGGCGGAGCGGTGGAATACCGGTCCATTCAGAGATCACAAAAGGCGATTGAGGAAAAGGCATCCTATATCCACAGCTTTGTCCTGGGAAAAGAACAGGTAGCTGATCTGGGCATGATCTGTGGTGGCGATGTGGTGGTATACTTTCAGTATTTGGACCATGAAAATCAGGAATTTATTGACTTGTGCAGGAGGATAGAAGAAGCCTATGACAAGGATGAAGACAGCTGGCTTATTATGGATATTTCCAGTGAATCCACATGGGGGCTGGGAATCTACAGTAAATCAGCGGGATTTACAGGAATAGAAGGAATTGCTGAAGAAGAAAGAAAAATTCTTCTTCAGAATAAGGCGGTTCAGAAAAACTTTGGTGAACGCAAGTATTACAGCGAGCCTCTGGTCCGGGCCGGCTGTGTCTATATTTTTGGAGGCGGACATGTGGCACAGGAATTGGTACCGGTCCTGGCGCATGTAGGATTCCGGTGTGCTGTTTTTGATGACCGGCCGGAGTTTGCCAATGAAACACTGTTTCCCCAGGCAGAGAAGACCATTGCAGGGGATTATGAAAGGATTTTTGATTACCTTGAATTAAGGGAATGTGATTATGTCTGTGTTATGACCAGAGGACACCAGTCGGATTATGTTGTCCAAAGACAGGTCCTTACAAAAAATGTCTGTTATATCGGCGTAATCGGCAGCCGAAGGAAGCTGGAAACTCTGGCCGGAAAGCTTATGGCAGACGGCGTTACCAGAGAACAGATCGACAGCTGCCACAGCCCTATCGGTCTGGAAATTTATGCAGAAACACCCGCTGAGATCGCCATCAGTGTGGCAGGAGAACTGATTGCTGTCAGGGCTCTGCGGGAAGGGCGAAAAAAATAATGGGAAAATTTCTGTTTTTAAAAGGTGATTCCGGAGAAGGAAAGACAACCTTGCTTTTTGAATGTTTAAGATCCTGGCACCGGCTGATGGGAGGGTTTTATTCACAGCGCTTAATAATGGAAGATGGAATGACTATGGGATTTCGAATGGTTCCTGCAGAGGAAGACTGGATTCCGGCAGCTCCCTATAAAAAAGGAATGACTAATGTTTTTATTGAACGGACTGAACATGGATTCCATAAAAATCCTGAACTTTTTGAAACCGTTGGTGTGGATATTCTGCGTTCTTCCGCTCAGAGCAGACTCTGCCTTTTGGATGAAATAGGCGGGGTAGAGCTTTTTGTGCCGGAATTTATGGAGGAGGTTCTTTGCTGTATTGATGGTCCGGTTCCATGCATCGGAGTATTAAAAAACCGGAAAAATCTGGAGTCCATGAGGACCAGAATCCCCATACAGACGGATACGGACAAGCTTCTCCTGGACTTGGAGGAAAAACTTGAAAAACGGTCAAATGGGCGGATACTTACGTTTGAGCGCGACAGAAAAGAACACATCCGTATGGAAATTATGGATTTTTTGAGAGAATGCGGGGAAAAGGAAGGAATGGAAACACATGGTAGAAAGGGACTGGGTTTATAAAAGACGTTTTGGAATCATAGTGCTCTTATTTATTGTCTGCTTTTTGGGTTCCTTTTTGCTTGGACGGTACCCGGTATACCCGGACACGCTTTTAAAAGTCCTTCTTGCCAAAGTTTTTCCTATAGAAATCTCTTGGCCTGCCCAGATAGAGACTGTTGTTTTTCGTGTCCGTCTTCCAAGAGTTTTCATGGCAGCATTGATCGGAGGAGGATTGTCCTGTGCAGGCGCCGCTTATCAGGGGATTTTTAAAAATCCCATGGTATCACCGGATGTTCTGGGAGCCTCCTCGGGCGCAGGATTAGGCGCTGCCCTGGGACTGTTTTTGTCATTGGGTTATAACGGAGTAACAATCAGTGCCTTTCTTTTTGGTCTTGGTGCCGTAGGAATTGTCTGCCTCATCAGCAGCCGGGTAAAATATAATCCCGTGCTGGGGCTGGTGTTGTCCGGCATGATGATAAGTTCCCTTGCTTCCGCAGCAGTATCTTTTTTAAAGCTGGTGGCGGATCCGGCCAATACACTTCCGGTCATTACCTACTGGCTTATGGGAAGCCTGGCATCCATCCGTCAGAAAGATGTGATGTTTGCTGCTCCATGGATCCTGATGGGAATCCTTCCGATTTATCTTCTCCGGTGGCGGATCAATGTTTTAAGCCTTGGGGAAGAGGAGGCGAGGAGCATGGGGATCAATGGAGGAAGGCTTCGTCTTATCATTGTTGTCAGTGCATCTTTGATTACTTCAGCATCAGTTTCAGTAAGCGGGCATATCGGCTGGGTGGGACTGGTAATTCCTCATTTTGCAAGAATGCTGGTAGGAAGTGATTACCGCAGGCTGTTGCCGGCCTCCCTGCTTATGGGCGGCAGTTTTCTGCTGATCGTGGATAATTTTGCAAGGCTTTTGGCTACCAGTGAGGTTCCTATCGGCATTTTGACTGCATTTGTTGGTGCTCCGTTCTTTTTATATCTGATTTTACGGGAAGGAAACCGGTTATAGAGGAGGAGATATGGAACTGACGGTAAAAGATTTAGAATTCGGCTATCATTGTTTTCCGGTATTAAAGGGGATTAATTTTTCCTTCAACAAAGGAGAACTGGTCTGTGTTCTTGGGAAAAACGGAGCAGGGAAGAGTACGCTTTTTCGCTGCATGTTAGGTTTGCTGAAGGGATACCAGGGGGAGATTCTGATTGACGGAACGGAACGCCGGCACTTTTCAGAAAGGGAATTGGCCGGACGGATCGCCTATATCCCCCAGAATCACGATACTGCATTCTCTTTTTCGGTTCTGGATATGGTTTTGATGGGAACAACCGCTTCCCTGCCCCGCTTTGCAGGGCCGGGACCAAAGGAAAAAGACAGGGCAATGAATGCTTTAAAGCTATTAAGGATTGCTGGTCTAAGGGACCGTATATTCGGGCAGATCAGCGGCGGAGAGCAGCAGCTTGTGCTGATTGCAAGGGCAATCGCCCAGGAGGCAAAAATACTGGTCATGGATGAGCCATGTTCCAGCTTGGATTACGGCAACCAGATCAGGGTCATGAAGGAGCTGCGTACCTTGTCAGAAAAGGGATATTTAATTGTGCAGTCCACCCATAATCCGGAGCATGTCTTTCACTTTGCCCATAAATCGCTGGTGATGATGGATGGAAAGATAAGGGCTTTGGGTGAGCCGGACAAGATCTTGACAAAGGAGCTTTTGGAAGGCGTGTACCAGGTGCCAATTGAGATCTATGAAGATTTAAAAAGCGGGAAAAAGGTTTGTATGCCTGGGGAAGGGTGATGAATATGTGGGAAATGTATGACAGTCTGATAGAACCAATACCAGATGACGTAAAGATAGAAGATTATTTTGCCGGAATCCAGTGGACTTCGGTGACTGTCTGCGGCTGTACAGGTGCGACGGCGACAAATCCGCTTCAGACCATATCAAGAACTGAAAAAAATATCTTGGACATGTCATGGAAGGAAGCTGCAGGACTGATAAAATCATGGAATTTTACGGAAGCCAGCATAGGTGCCGCGGCGGTAAATGCCTATTATAATCAGCCGGACCGGATCAGCAGGCTGGAAAGGGAAGGTGCAATCAGGATGTTGTCCAGGGAAGATGCCTTTATGGCACATAGTGAGGATATCAAAGGAAAAAAGGTGGCGACCATCGGACATTTCTGCTTTGCTGAGGAGTATTTTAAAGAAGCAAAATCCTGCGTAATTCTGGAACGCAATCCAAAGGATGGCGATTATCCGGACAGTGCCTGTGAATATGTTCTTTCAGACAGAGATTATGTATTTATCACTGGATTTACCCTGGTTAATAAAACCCTTCCAAGGCTGTTGGAGCTGTCGCGGAATGCCAAAGTCATATTAGTGGGGCCCAGTGTGGCTCTTGCTCCTGAACTTTTTGATTTTGGTGTGTGGGAGCTGGCAGGCACACTTATTACAGATAAAAAGCTTACAGAGGAATTTGTTAAAAAAGGAGAGCACAAGGCGGTAATCCGTTCTGGTTTACCGGTAAGGCTTTCCCTAAAATAAATATAAGCCGCAAATGCGGCAGAATAGGGGGATTATATGAAAAAAATGAGAAAAGGGCTGGTATTGGCTGCATTCCTTGCTGCTGCGGTACTGGCAAATGGCTGCCAAAAGGAAAACAGTAATGAGGTACCTGCCACTCAGACAGAGTCAACTGCGCCTGCAAAGGCAGAAACTCAGGCGGAAACAGAAAAATCCAGTGAAACAGGGGGACAGTCAGAGACCAGAGTATTTACGGATTCAGCAGGAAGAGAAGTTACACTTCCAAAGGAAATTAACAAGATTGCTCCTTCCGGGCCATTGGCACAGATTGTGCTTTATACCCTGTGCCCGGATAAGCTGTCCGGACTTGCTTCTGATTTTTCTGAGGGTGCAAAGCTGTATATTGACGAAAAATATTGGGGACTTCCTAAATTCGGCCAGTTTTATGGAAAGAATGCAAGCCTTAATATGGAGGCTCTCATTGCAGAAAGCCCGGATGTGATCATTGATATCGGAGAAGCGAAGAAAACCGTAAAAGAGGATATGGATGCCCTTCAGGAACAGCTTAACATGCCGGTCATTTTTATAGAGGCAGATTTAGATACCATGAGTGCTGCTTATGAAAAGCTTGGGGAGCTTACCGGCGAGGCTGATCAGGCAAAGAAGCTGGCGGACTATTGTAATAATATATTGAAAAAATCTGAAACAGCCAAGGAAGAACTGGCAGAAAAAGAAAAGAAATCGGTTTATTTTGCCATTGGAGATGATGGACTTCACACCAATGCAGAGGGTTCCATTCATGCCCGGGTCATCGAACAGATCGGAGCGGAAAATGCGGCAAAAGTTGAAATGGTATCAAGCGGAGGCGGAAGTGAAGTATCCTTTGAACAGCTTCTTCTGTGGCAGCCGGATATTATCATCGCAGATTCTGAGACCTTATACCAGACAATAACAACAGATAAGGTCTGGGGAGAATTAAATGCAGTGAAAGAAGGTAAGGTTTATCAGATACCTTCTGTTCCATATAGTTTTATGAGCAGCCCGCCTTCTGTCAACCGAATGATCGGGATTATGTGGCTGGGCAATCTTGTATATCCGGAGCAGTATAACGTTGATATAAAACAGGAAGTAAAAGATTTCTACCAGCTGTTTTATCACGTAAATCTTGATGACACACAGACGGAGAAAATTTTGAAATAAAAAACATAACCCCCGGTTTTGGATCTGGCCTTTCTGCCAGTTTCAAGTCCGGGGGATTCCTGTTTTAAAGATTATTTCTGTTGGTTTTTATTTCTATTATAGTTGATCAGACATCCGGCCTTTACGATTTCCCGTTCTTCCGGGGTCATATCGGCAATGTGCAGTTTAATCTCATGAATCGGATTCCCGTCCCTGTTTTTTACCACATAAGCTGGAATGTGCTTCATATCTCCGTCAAGGGCGGTGCGGATTCCGGGCACATAGATGAAATCACCTACTTCAAAATCAGGTTCCTCATCAAGAAGGAAGGGAAGCATTCCCCAGTTCATGACATTGGAACGGTATCGCTTGGTAGCATATTCTTTGGCAATATTGGCCAGGCCGCCCAGCACTCGCTGGCAGCTGGCTGCCTGTTCCCGGGCAGAGCCGTCACCGGGCTTCACCGCATAGATCATGCTTCCGATTTCCGTTTCACCTGCCTTCAGCTCCGGCTGGTTTAAGTAAGAGCTCAGGGCTTTCCATGCTGACTCCAGAGACTGATCGGCTTCTAATGGGGTGTTTCCTGCTTTCCTTATTTGTTCCAGCTCATTTACCTTTTTGGAACGTTCCACGTATTCCGGATCCCGGCGGGACAAGGTAAATTCCGCAAGACCCAGAGGGTTGGAGCGGTAGGAGGAGGTTTCACCCGAAGGGATCAGCTCGTCGGTGGTAGTAACAGGATCCATGATCTTTGAACATACCCGCAAAAGGATGTTTTCTGTCAAAGCGCTCATGGCCGGCCAGTCTTTGATATTGGGACCATAAATCAGGGAAGCCTCAGGCTGAGCCTTTCCAAAGCCCTGATATACCCGCCTGTCATAGGAAGATGAGTCAAATTCATAAGCAGGAACACGGTAATCTTCTCCATATCCTTCCGCAGAGGTCAGATAGCCGCCGTTTGCCGCCGTTGCCGCAATGGAACGGGCATCCATGAGGGCTACACAGGAAATCTGTCCGCTTCCCGGCTTGGAGCCTTCCCTGTTGGGGAAGTTTCTTGTGGTGTGGCGGATGCTTAAGGAATTGTTGGAAGGAGTATCCCCTGCACCAAAGCACGGGCCGCAGAAGGCCGTCCGGACAGTCGCTCCGGCTGCCATAAATTCCGAGATGGCTCCCTTTTTCACCAGATCCATGTATACCGGCTGGGAGGAAGGATACACGGATAAATTAAAGATATCATTTCCGCAGTCTTTTCCTGACAGAATATGAGCCGCAGCCATGACGTTGGAGTAGTTGCCTCCGGCGCAGCCTGCAATCACTCCCTGCTGAACCATGAGCTTTCCATCCACGATCTTGTCGGTGAGAGAAAGGCTTGCCTTGGAACTTCCCACAATTCGCTCCGCTTCTTTTTCCACGGTCCGGAGAATGTCGCCCAGGTTTGCATTCAGCTGGTCGATCTCATACGTATTGCTTGGGTGGAAGGGCAGTGCGATCATGGGCTTAATGGTGCTTAAATCCACATAAACGACTCCGTCGTAGTAAGCCACTTCCTCAGGATTCAGCTCCTTATAAGCATCTCCCCGTCCATGAAGATCCAGATAAGCCTTTGTGTCCTCATCGGTTCTCCAGATGGATGAAAGGCAGGTGGTTTCCGTTGTCATGACATCCACGCCGTTCCTGTAGTCCGTATCCATGGAAGAAACTCCGGGCCCTACAAATTCCATGATCCTGTTCTTTACATAGCCGCTTTGGAAGACCGCTCCGATAATGGCCAGGGCCACATCATGAGGACCGACAGAAGGGGCGGGGCTTCCTGTAAGATAAATAGCCACAACGCCGGGATATGTCACGTCATAAGTATCCCGCAGAAGCTGCTTTACCAGTTCCCCGCCGCCTTCGCCGATAGCCATGGTTCCCAGGGCGCCGTAACGGGTATGGCTGTCAGAGCCGAGGATCATCCGTCCGCATCCGGCCATCATTTCCCTCATATACTGATGGATGACCGCAATATGAGGCGGAACAAAGATCCCGCCGTATTTTTTTGCGGCGGAAAGCCCGAAAACATGGTCATCCTCGTTAATGGTGCCACCAACTGCGCATAAGGAGTTGTGACAGTTGGTCATAACGTATGGAATGGGAAATTCCTTAAGCCCTGATGCCCGGGCAGTCTGGATGATCCCTACAAATGTAATGTCATGGGAGGCCATGGAGTCAAAACGGAGCTTCAAATGATCCATGTCATCGGAGGTATTGTGTTCCTTTAAAATGGAATAGGCGATGGTGCCCTTTTTGGCTTCAGCCTTATCTGCAGTTTTTCCTGTAAGGGCAGCCACTTTTAAAGCTTCCTGTTCCGGAACCAGTTCCCTTCCATGAACAAGATAAGCCCCGCCGTCATACAATTTCACCATATGCTATCTTTCCTCTCTTTTTTTGTAGGAAATGGTTTCTCCTACGTATTTTGTTGCCGGACGCATGATTCTTCCGTCATACAGC of the Lacrimispora indolis DSM 755 genome contains:
- a CDS encoding ABC transporter ATP-binding protein, with product MELTVKDLEFGYHCFPVLKGINFSFNKGELVCVLGKNGAGKSTLFRCMLGLLKGYQGEILIDGTERRHFSERELAGRIAYIPQNHDTAFSFSVLDMVLMGTTASLPRFAGPGPKEKDRAMNALKLLRIAGLRDRIFGQISGGEQQLVLIARAIAQEAKILVMDEPCSSLDYGNQIRVMKELRTLSEKGYLIVQSTHNPEHVFHFAHKSLVMMDGKIRALGEPDKILTKELLEGVYQVPIEIYEDLKSGKKVCMPGEG
- a CDS encoding XdhC family protein, giving the protein MRQMFKAVLETLEKGEDGVLVTIIASSGSTPRGAGSHMLVRRDGTTEGTIGGGAVEYRSIQRSQKAIEEKASYIHSFVLGKEQVADLGMICGGDVVVYFQYLDHENQEFIDLCRRIEEAYDKDEDSWLIMDISSESTWGLGIYSKSAGFTGIEGIAEEERKILLQNKAVQKNFGERKYYSEPLVRAGCVYIFGGGHVAQELVPVLAHVGFRCAVFDDRPEFANETLFPQAEKTIAGDYERIFDYLELRECDYVCVMTRGHQSDYVVQRQVLTKNVCYIGVIGSRRKLETLAGKLMADGVTREQIDSCHSPIGLEIYAETPAEIAISVAGELIAVRALREGRKK
- a CDS encoding FecCD family ABC transporter permease, which produces MVERDWVYKRRFGIIVLLFIVCFLGSFLLGRYPVYPDTLLKVLLAKVFPIEISWPAQIETVVFRVRLPRVFMAALIGGGLSCAGAAYQGIFKNPMVSPDVLGASSGAGLGAALGLFLSLGYNGVTISAFLFGLGAVGIVCLISSRVKYNPVLGLVLSGMMISSLASAAVSFLKLVADPANTLPVITYWLMGSLASIRQKDVMFAAPWILMGILPIYLLRWRINVLSLGEEEARSMGINGGRLRLIIVVSASLITSASVSVSGHIGWVGLVIPHFARMLVGSDYRRLLPASLLMGGSFLLIVDNFARLLATSEVPIGILTAFVGAPFFLYLILREGNRL
- a CDS encoding DUF364 domain-containing protein; amino-acid sequence: MNMWEMYDSLIEPIPDDVKIEDYFAGIQWTSVTVCGCTGATATNPLQTISRTEKNILDMSWKEAAGLIKSWNFTEASIGAAAVNAYYNQPDRISRLEREGAIRMLSREDAFMAHSEDIKGKKVATIGHFCFAEEYFKEAKSCVILERNPKDGDYPDSACEYVLSDRDYVFITGFTLVNKTLPRLLELSRNAKVILVGPSVALAPELFDFGVWELAGTLITDKKLTEEFVKKGEHKAVIRSGLPVRLSLK
- a CDS encoding ABC transporter substrate-binding protein, with protein sequence MKKMRKGLVLAAFLAAAVLANGCQKENSNEVPATQTESTAPAKAETQAETEKSSETGGQSETRVFTDSAGREVTLPKEINKIAPSGPLAQIVLYTLCPDKLSGLASDFSEGAKLYIDEKYWGLPKFGQFYGKNASLNMEALIAESPDVIIDIGEAKKTVKEDMDALQEQLNMPVIFIEADLDTMSAAYEKLGELTGEADQAKKLADYCNNILKKSETAKEELAEKEKKSVYFAIGDDGLHTNAEGSIHARVIEQIGAENAAKVEMVSSGGGSEVSFEQLLLWQPDIIIADSETLYQTITTDKVWGELNAVKEGKVYQIPSVPYSFMSSPPSVNRMIGIMWLGNLVYPEQYNVDIKQEVKDFYQLFYHVNLDDTQTEKILK
- a CDS encoding nucleoside-triphosphatase, which translates into the protein MGKFLFLKGDSGEGKTTLLFECLRSWHRLMGGFYSQRLIMEDGMTMGFRMVPAEEDWIPAAPYKKGMTNVFIERTEHGFHKNPELFETVGVDILRSSAQSRLCLLDEIGGVELFVPEFMEEVLCCIDGPVPCIGVLKNRKNLESMRTRIPIQTDTDKLLLDLEEKLEKRSNGRILTFERDRKEHIRMEIMDFLRECGEKEGMETHGRKGLGL